A window from Fibrobacter sp. UWB11 encodes these proteins:
- the rpsR gene encoding 30S ribosomal protein S18 — protein sequence MAFEDKKQATRIRRKKTCWFTENNVKFIDYKDEKTLRRFISERGKIIPRRISGTSAKYQRMLNEAIKRARQMAILPFVSDSMR from the coding sequence ATGGCTTTTGAAGATAAGAAGCAGGCTACTCGTATTCGCCGCAAGAAGACTTGCTGGTTCACTGAGAACAACGTCAAGTTCATTGACTACAAGGACGAAAAGACTCTTCGTCGCTTTATCTCTGAACGTGGCAAGATCATCCCGCGCCGCATTTCTGGCACTTCCGCTAAGTATCAGCGTATGCTGAACGAAGCTATCAAGCGTGCCCGTCAGATGGCTATTCTCCCGTTCGTTTCGGACAGCATGCGCTAA
- the rpsF gene encoding 30S ribosomal protein S6 gives MRQYETMVIIDAMISDDAIKAEVETIGKNITSGNGEILRRDDWGKRKLAYTINKRQHGYYVIFYYKAEAATVAAMEAALKLNENVLRWMTLADYPMSEIVYDQTQTQSTEEIIPVDAEEGEAE, from the coding sequence ATGAGACAATACGAAACGATGGTGATCATCGACGCTATGATCTCTGACGACGCTATCAAGGCTGAAGTCGAGACCATCGGCAAGAACATCACCAGCGGCAACGGCGAAATTCTCCGCCGTGACGACTGGGGCAAGCGTAAGCTCGCATACACAATCAACAAGCGCCAGCACGGCTACTATGTCATCTTCTACTACAAGGCAGAAGCTGCAACGGTCGCTGCTATGGAAGCCGCTCTCAAGCTGAATGAAAACGTTCTCCGTTGGATGACCCTCGCTGATTATCCGATGAGCGAAATCGTTTATGATCAGACTCAGACACAGTCCACCGAAGAAATCATCCCGGTTGACGCAGAAGAAGGGGAGGCTGAATAA
- the rplI gene encoding 50S ribosomal protein L9 codes for MEIILKANVPHLGKMLDVVKVKDGYARNYLFPRKLAVRATKEAKLEIENNRAAVEAQFQKELAAAGDVAAKLAQVSVNLERRVVEGERLYGSVTAGDIAEAITKAGVKVSRAQIDLAEPIKQLGVYTVTVKVFSDVEAQVKVWVVAEK; via the coding sequence ATGGAAATTATTCTTAAGGCTAATGTCCCCCACTTGGGCAAGATGCTCGACGTCGTGAAGGTTAAGGATGGTTACGCACGTAACTACCTCTTCCCGCGTAAGCTCGCTGTTCGCGCAACTAAGGAAGCCAAGCTCGAAATCGAAAACAACCGCGCTGCTGTTGAAGCTCAGTTCCAGAAGGAACTCGCTGCTGCTGGTGACGTGGCTGCAAAGCTCGCACAGGTTTCTGTCAACCTCGAACGCCGCGTTGTTGAAGGCGAACGTCTCTACGGTTCTGTGACCGCAGGTGACATCGCTGAAGCAATCACTAAGGCTGGTGTTAAGGTTTCCCGTGCTCAGATCGACCTTGCTGAACCGATCAAGCAGCTCGGTGTTTACACCGTGACTGTCAAGGTCTTCAGCGACGTTGAAGCACAGGTCAAGGTTTGGGTGGTTGCTGAGAAGTAA